In Pseudoliparis swirei isolate HS2019 ecotype Mariana Trench chromosome 22, NWPU_hadal_v1, whole genome shotgun sequence, the DNA window TGTTGTGTCCAAGCTCTGCTCCTCGTCAGCAGTCCCAGACCAACACTTCTGACACTCACAGCTCGCCTTGTGTTCCGCAGGTCTGGACGAGCCTGCGCTTCTTGGGAGGAGAGTGGTTCTGGGTGGATGGGACGAAGCTGGAAGACCAGGGGAAGCTGCCAGACTGTCCGTCCCCGGGGGAATACTGTGGTACCCTGTCCAGAAACGAGACGAACgactggatcaccagggactgCACGGAGCTACGGAACTTCATCTGCTATAAAGAGAAATACTATCTCAGACCATTCTGATCACATGGGCTATTATAGTTCAGGGGTTGGGCCGTTCAATGCTCTCGGAGCTCTCTCAATAACAGAGTGGTCTATATTCTATCGAGatacatcttcttctttttttaatggaaatatTTTCTGAAAGTTGAAGATTTGATATGGAAATTATGTATTTCctggtttatttatttccttttacATTCATCCCAAAGAGATGTTTTTTTACACCCTCTAAAAGAACGTGCCCTTTTCTGACTTTGATTATGACACACCTGAAATGCAAAGTCATTTTTCATACAGCAAAAGGTCTTATTTAAGTAGTTATGACCATTTGTAGTATTTAGATGTTCTCACCCCACAGGTACTCACTATATTTCCAAAATGTTCCCTCGACATCTTGTTCGAGAAATCAAATGTTGTGCCACATATTTGAAGCTCATCCATGTCAATAAACATGCCATCCCCTTAATAATGTTTTGTGGAGTATCATGTTTTGTTTCCGATTATATTACATGACCATGACACAATTCAGTTATTCCGCACATTTTTATTGCTCAAAAATCTCAATTGTTCATTAATTAATGTCTCGCTGCTTGCAAACACTTATCAAAATTAATGATGACCTTCTGTACAACAAACCAAAAGTAGCTGGTAGCTTCCAAATAAAAAGCTTATTGAATTGACGCAGCACACATGCTTTTTGTCAAAAAAGAGTTGACCAAAGCTCACAGATTACTTACCActaattaattgtatttatatacgatttcaatgttttttaaacaaaaaggaacacaatatacattttacaaataatTACGTTCATAGTAATTTACCACAACTgtctaaaataatgaaaataaatcatcctttttaatataatttatgcaAACATGTTTAACTCTGAATATTGACACCAAAACTGGGGGCTAAATTGGTTGTATTTCCTCTTGCTGTTGTTGTAATAACTCCGCAAGAGTCAATATACTTTGacaattcatttttaatattgGGGAATTTACTGCGTATTCGTCAGAAACATGCCACCAGTAGTCAGAGACCTTGTATCTTCTGTTTAGTTTTGAAAACCCTTGTAATTAAAATCAGGGTAACAATAGATGCAGTAAAATTAACTTATCTGTAAGTTAAATGTAACACTGACAAGTTGGTGCCAAACACACATTAGAAAGAACTGATCATAATTAAACAACAATTAACTTACAATGCTTGGAAAAGTGCTAATTCTGTTTAAATAACCAACAAAGGAGCGATTATATGCAGTTAATAAATCATAAGAAGCGTATGTGCTGACTCACTATAGCTTGAAAGTTAATCAGAGCAGTGCCCATGCATGCAGGCTAACGTTAAGTTTTCCCAGATAATGGGACTATGTTAGCAAGCTAGTTGAACCAACCATGCAGTCTTTGCTATTTTACGTTAATATGtggaaattaaaataataaaacgccGTCATTTCTCGCCATTGACCTTTCTTTCCCACATTGTCGAGTTTGCCGTTAGCTTGTTAGTCTAAATTGCACACACATGTAAGCTAGTTTTCGACTTGGTCAAGCTAGCCCTCTGCAATTCGGTAATTCAAAACCCCAAAACAGCTCGAGTGTAAGTTGAACCCAGTATAGAGTTATTCTAGAATGctgcttctgctgaaatatcaacatttgatataaaaaaggaATTTAGAGAAACTTACCGCAGTCTTTCCAGAATTAAAATGACAcgtgatgaaactcaatttgaaaagagaaggagggggggcggggccttccAGAGGAATAATCCATCAacactggggggggggtactCTCGCTTTAGTTGTACTTACTCTGACATAGTCAACTTACTTTAACATTGTACATTTTATGCAAACAtgtttaactctaaatattgacaccaacactgggggctAAATTGTTTGTATTTACTCTTGTAATTACTCTGTAAGAGTCACTATTTGACAATCCATTTTTAACATTGGGTAAATTACTGTATATTAGTCAGAGACATGCCACCAGTTGTCAGAGACTTGCCACCGCTATGGGTCAGATTGTAACCACGGTTCACATGGATCGTGGTtatatctgatcctgcctgacACCTCCTGcgattatcattattatcatgaGTTGCATAGCTATTTGCATTGTCAATACCATAATCCTACTATATCcactgttgctgttatttttggTTGTAACTTTTTCATCATGTACTCCTCTCATCTTATGATTCATTTCCGTCATATTTAAGGGTGGGCTGCCAGAGGGAATATCGGGGAATCCCAGGTAGGTCTAATACCGGTCCACCTGCATTCCCAACTGGCCCTCCCTCTGATATCGGCGACCCTGGCTATATTCTATGCTTCACATGTTAAATTGACTCTATTACCTAAAATCAATAATCACTTACTGACATATATACTACTCGCGATCTGTATTCACACTCATGGTTTCCATCTTCTTTACTCATCTAATCTCCTCCGTCAGTCGAACTATGTTTTCTGTGTTATTGAATGTCCATCACTCTAGCCGAGACACTTGCGTCACTCGCTCGTTGTGGAGCAGGCAGCATGCCACCGGCACCAAGACATAAATCCTTCAAAGGTGGAGCTGAAAAGCTCAGGGGGGGGAAGAAGAGATATTTATAAATCTCTGACTTATTTGATTCACATCCATAAATAAAAGTAGTAGACTGGTATTAGTATTGAGTATTTTAGTTATTATTAACAGAGACATTTGTAAACCAGTCGTTCACGTGATACGCGTCCTAAGGAATAATGAAGCTGTCGTAAAGGCCCTCTGTCCCCTCCTGACAGCACGGCACAACCTGGCACTCTGTGCTCATCGTCTGACATCTGATGGCAGTCTGAGATGAACTAGAACCTAATCCTATCCACAAATACGatgtgtgcgtgtccgtgtgtgtgtctctgtctgtgtgtccgtctgtgtgtgtgtgtgtatgcgtgtccatctgtgtgtgcgtgtctgtgtgcgtgtgtttcagtgtatgtgtgtgtctgtgtataagtgtgtgtgtgtgtgtctgtccgtgtgtgtgtgtctgtgtgtgtgtgtgtgtgtgtgtgtgtgtctgtgcgtgtgtgtgtgtgtgtgtgtctgtccgtgtgtgtgtgtctgtgtgcgtgtgtgtgtgtgtgtgtgtctgtgtgtgtgtgtgtctgtgtgtgtgtgtgtgtgtgtgtgtgtgtgtgtgtgtgtgtgtgtgtgtgtctgtgtgtgtgtgtgtgtgtgtatgtgtgtgtgtgtctgtgtctgtgtgtccgtgtgtgagcGCGTGAGCCTCTGTGGAACGCATGGGTAGATTACTACTGGTGTCGTCGGACCCATTTGGAGGTTGAGCCAACCGCACTTCCGTTTGTCACTCGACCAGCCCGCAGccggcctcctcccagctcttcTCGCACCGTGAGTACCGACACCGAATGTTTCCCGGTCGCTGCCCCGTGGTTTAAAGAGTCTGTTTAACGGAGACTGAAAGCTTCGCGGTGAAACACGACGGCTCGAGTCCGGCGTTCAACGGGCGACAGGATGCTAACGTCAGTTTAGCTAACAGCCAGTTTACGTCCAGATTATTCATTTCCTCACTGACTTCGACGTTGTTTATCTTAATATCTCTGCGGATTAAAGTCGTAGAGGCTCCTGCGACAATGTTCTCCTCGACTATGACAGACATGCTGTTGGCCTGTGGGCCTCGATGTGGCTCCGGCGTGACGCGGCCCAGTGACCGGGGATGACGTCAGCGAGGAGGAAGTTCACTTGTTGTTTATTGTGATTGTAGTTGAGTAGACATAAACaaagtaattaattaaattctgtttattttgtatagcccattctcagaGTACAGGGCTTTAccgtctgtacacatagacatccctgacctttgacctttgacctcacatcggatcaggaacaacttgaggagagaacagaggaggatccctctccaggatggacaggtgtcatagatgtcatgtgaccagaaggaatcattagagttaaaacacattcaactagaacgggcactcggtagagcgcataccttcacatatcacaagattgggcattgaattatgaacattttggcattagttgcatgccaattggatagaaattgaccgagctatggtaaagagaagatgttgaccttttcatgaccttgacattgacctttgacccgatcgataccaaaatctaatcaaatggtccccggataataaccaatcatcgcaccaaatgtaatgcgattcggtttaatactttttgagttatgcgagtaactcgcatacaaataaataaatacacggtgatcaaaacataaccttcacaTTTCCAAGCGAAGGTAACCAGCTGCTCCGTCAGTCTGAGGTGACAGAGTGTTTGTGTCCGTCAGTTGGTGAAAACAAGATGTTGTTTTCTCACTGGCCTCTGAAGAAGTTGTGTATTTAACCACTTTAATGCATCCCGTTGTCTCAAGTCGTTTCTCCTTCATCCCCCTTTCTCTCCAGGAGCTGAGTGACCAGACATCATGACGCTGTTCCACTTCGGGAACTGCTTCGCCCTGGCCTACTTCCCCTACTTCATAACATACAAGTGCAGCGGCCTGTAAGTGTCTGATTGGATGAGTCGGGGCTCTGCAACATGTGTGTACTGCGTCGTTACAGGCGGGGTTCCTCCGGTcagggaaaacctggaaaagtcatgacattttaaaattgtcttttccaggcctggaaaagtcatggaaaaaacttaaatcacaaaggttttggaaaagtcatgtaaatgtgttataatcatgtgctcatttacgccgagttttaaataattaatatgttttagaaagaaagacTCAAAATATTAGCCGGCGTACTGGCGGCGCAATTTTttaagtgaacgcaccttaaaccctcctgttacctttaggctcaatttgaccccaggctgtttgtcactgtgtcaaacatataagaaatatcaacttttttacatatttaaagggctatttaggtagtcaacaaacaaacataaagtacctcacaaactaaacttgggaaacgatattaattctaataattttctggaggttttatttgctggggtcaaattgaccccgagggtaaaatatgtgagtacatgtgaaggtcacaggagggttaactggaAAGTTGGTTGTCCATCGGGAAGCAAGTGTTTATTCTTCTAATCAAAATATTGTCTCTTATTCTTTTGTTTCATTTCATGTAAACTgcatgctttggaattcacattgtttaaatactacatgttCTCACTGTTTTATGTATAAACctagatttcagtttggtcctggaaattttgtttaaagtcctagaaatccactggtcaacatgtgtcagGACCCTGAACAGGACACGGCAGAAAGTAAAACACTTGGTGcactcagtggcggctggtgacatttattGGGGGGGGGCGGTTTAAATAGAACTCCAcagtgagaagaaaagaggttctGAGTAGAATATTCTCCACCTCTGCTTGTCTCTGTGGCAGCGTGAGGCCCTCCTTCACACTCTGTCTTCACACTGACAACCAGGATCTGCTCCACGGGAGGTTTCTGAGCTcacctgaggacacctggttACCGCTGGACAGGTGCCCCCAGTCAAACACCTGCCACCGGAGCGGGTCACGCCCCAAACGGTCCGCCCTGTCACGGTCTCTGACTCCACGAAGAGTCCAATCACGTCGAAAtgagaaacgatgtcattggccggGGTGCCCGAAGATTCGAGTTTCATcggccaatgagaagccgtccttgccgcaaCGACCGTGACACGTCTGCTCGCCGCTGTAGACTCACGTCCGGCGGCGCCCataaaaagggggaggggcttctctctgatgagtggcgatatgttatatttggtcacatttaacttaagtggttgttgacggGCTGacggtctcacacacacatgtagcgcgtcaacacggtttattccttatttaaattatttggtatataatgttatttgacagtatatattatatataaaatagaagGCCCTAGCTCCCTCCATTGACGCACTGGTTGCACCTCGTTGGGGGGAACACAAAATAATGACTCCATAGTTTCTTTGTCTTCCTCGGTTGCCGCAGCTTAGAGACGAAGAAGTCTGTTAATAATCTGCTTAGTCTGGGAGGAGGCCCACGTAATCTTCTGACCACTGTCGTGTTTCTCTTCTGCTTTTCCCTTTGTGTTTAGTTCAGAGTACAACGCCTTCTGGAGGTGTGTCCAGGCTGGAGCGACCTACCTGTTCGTGCAGCTCTGTAAGGTGGGTGAGCTCTGGCGGTGGACTCATCCGTCGTCGTGGCATTGAGcagacatcccataatcacACATGCTGGGTGAACCGGGTGGTCTTTGTGTTTCAGATGCTGTTCCTCGCCACATTTTTCCCCACATGggaaggaggagctggagtttatGACTTTGTCGGGGTGAGTGTCGTGACGTGAGAACGGAGAACTCCTTttgggttttcaagggaattatttataaaacaattcttgagttagaaatgtgattgaaacgtatttatatggaagatgtatgtgtatatatgtatgcatatatgtatgtatatatatatatatataggtttttttattttatgtcttatttttttcttaattttattttaattttctgatttatttgatattaatttaggatgggaatatataagcattttttgcttctacctttccCGTTTCAgtatttctgttttgtatattatatagaataatattgtatttaatttgattcactaaaaaaatacacaacaacaactacttcATCATAACACACCAGAAAGGAACTTTGTTGGATTTCGTGAAGTATTATAATTAAATACACAGCGCGAGTCAGTAGAATACCAGTTTGTGTGGGCGCTTGCGATGTGTGTAACGGCAAATGTTGTCCCCACCCAAGGTTGAGTCTTTACACTGAAATGGCGAATATCGAAGAACCAGAACTCGTCTATGAGATCATTTAATGAAACAACATAAATTTAagggaacaagaagaaggaggagccaGAAGGAGACTTGTGTTCAGGTCCTTTGATGAGTAACCAAGTGATCAGGTCCCTTTAACCCTtggtgttgccttcgggtcaatttgacccgattcaatgtttcaccctcctgttacctttatatttactaacatattttacccttgaggtcaatatgaccccagctattaaaatctccagaaaattattagaattaatattgttttccaagtttaagtgtgaggtactttatgtttgtttgttgactcccgaaagaacaccgacattaaacattgaatcgggtcaaattgacccgaaggcgacaggagggttaaacattgaatcgagtcaaaatgacccgaaggcaacacaagggttaagaggatACAAGAAGGAAAGATCCTGTGATTatcacacctgtcaatcagtCTTCATCCTGTCCTCTGTTATAcgatcagggttcgtacggtcatggaaaacctggaaaagtcatggaattttaaaatggttattcccaggcctggaaaagtccttgaaagaaattaaatcccaaaagtgttgtaaaagtcatggaaatctgttatattcatatgttcatttacacagtttgacgaaaagaataaacatttatagatgtatgttttcttttagtcaagctattgtctctcattcatgtatacaccgagatttcacatcaTGTTTGGGaattggaaatttggtttaaagttatggaaaggtcatggaaatccactggtcaacatgagTAAGGACCCTGTATAATTTGTCTCCACAGGTGATTGTTTTCTTCACACAGTGTCAGAGGATACGATGAAGGATATGTACAGTTCCCATGACGGGTGTTGGTTTGTCTTCCAGGAGTTCATGAAGGCCACAGTGGACCTGGCCGACCTGCTGGGGCTCCACCTGGTGATGTCGCGTAATGCTGGGAAAGGGGAGTACAAGATCATGGTGGCTGCCATGGGCTGGGCGACGGCCGAGCTGGTGATGTCCAGGTGAGCGGCGATGCTCCTGATGATAACGTACCTGTGGGACGGATGGAGCTCACTGTGGGTGCTGTGGCCTCCAGGTGTCTTCCTCTGTGGGTGGGAGCCAGAGGGATTGAGTTTGACTGGAAGTACATCCAGATGAGCTTTGACTCCAACATCAGTCTGGTGAGTCACTCTCCTCTTCTGCCTTctcactcttcctctcctcgACCTTCTCTCGGCACGTCGTCGCCTCCTTCCTGCGACGTCCCGATGAAACTAACTAAACGGTCTTTGGGGCTCGTTGCCGTCGTGTGATGTAAATGTTCATATGATGGGActctgtaaataaccccttgaaaggtttattgtttaatttattgtattgttttattaattttatagacgttttaatctacttcctcttagagctaaatctgacttttattttgaaatgttaaaaggaagcgcacctttattttatgtaaaaatacaaacttgacggtacggacggatgcgcattttatataCAGTTTGCTAGTTTTAACGGACCTGTGTGAGGCCGACGCTCTTATTGTGGTGATGGTttaagagaaagaaaataaagaagtttcaGCAGCAGTAAGTCTCACGCCAAATCACACACGGGGATCCGTGACACTCTGGGACctaaatttgtaaaaaataaaatgccgTCATTAATGTGCCTGTTTAGGTCCATTACATCGCCATGGCAGCAGTGGTGTGGATGTTCACGCGCTACGACCTTCC includes these proteins:
- the tmem147 gene encoding BOS complex subunit TMEM147, with the protein product MTLFHFGNCFALAYFPYFITYKCSGLSEYNAFWRCVQAGATYLFVQLCKMLFLATFFPTWEGGAGVYDFVGEFMKATVDLADLLGLHLVMSRNAGKGEYKIMVAAMGWATAELVMSRCLPLWVGARGIEFDWKYIQMSFDSNISLVHYIAMAAVVWMFTRYDLPKSFRLPVTVLLALCVYKAFLMELFVHVFLLGSWTVLLVKAVLTGAISLCSLFLFVTLVHSN